Proteins from one Corticium candelabrum chromosome 4, ooCorCand1.1, whole genome shotgun sequence genomic window:
- the LOC134178864 gene encoding uncharacterized protein LOC134178864: protein MASETKSFCLMFYAVFGVVLVGSTLSSLVTGFSLATSYLILPTETACSHWSSSITVVGGAVMFAISGLSGVIIVPLLPKRSTRTWLLTSAVASGLGFGVCGVAVATCHWSNVATQIFYVLGYVFIGYGCYLPVAIVSVALIPWMPRYKAFAAGYSSLLCGLGSLAISQLLLYCQTLIKNDVLDVVTVFFGCGILVVFFYMCGMFLIVPPSFDTNSTLCDESVSNKNSSGMTRFRIMRTRQFILIFIGRVVGPFCGYGLTARQQEFLDTIWRHDHTPTAILGASVFGSYIGGRIFWLIMCEKMSCRWCWCTSLAIQAVAIAFLPLFTYSSDSIWMKYAALIDFCVINITFPSSKMTSFGLCLEIFGSVNYVTAYGMSVMGLGVAGFLAPLAFEWSLMIWSTYTPILYASAAANIIALIASLCLSPIHFDPIE from the coding sequence ATGGCGTCTGAAACGAAGTCTTTCTGTCTGATGTTCTACGCTGTTTTTGGAGTGGTTCTGGTTGGCTCTACATTGTCTTCTCTTGTCACCGGTTTTTCTCTTGCCACAAGCTATCTTATATTGCCAACGGAGACAGCCTGTAGTCACTGGAGTTCATCCATTACTGTTGTCGGAGGTGCGGTTATGTTTGCTATATCCGGGCTATCCGGTGTTATCATAGTGCCACTTCTACCGAAGCGTAGCACTCGGACGTGGCTGCTCACTTCCGCTGTTGCGTCGGGATTGggttttggtgtttgtggcgtGGCAGTGGCAACCTGCCATTGGTCAAATGTGGCTACTCAAATTTTCTATGTGTTGGGTTATGTGTTTATTGGGTACGGATGCTACCTTCCTGTTGCTATTGTATCTGTAGCTCTCATTCCTTGGATGCCGAGATACAAAGCGTTTGCAGCTGGATATTCTTCATTACTTTGTGGTCTGGGCAGTTTAGCTATTAGCCAATTGCTACTCTATTGTCAGACTCTAATCAAGAATGATGTTTTAGATGTAGTTACTGTTTTCTTTGGTTGTGGCATTTTGGTAGTTTTCTTCTACATGTGTGGTATGTTCCTCATTGTACCTCCATCATTCGACACCAACAGTACTTTATGTGATGAAAGTGTTTCGAATAAGAATTCCTCAGGGATGACTAGATTTCGTATCATGCGTACCCGACAATTCATTCTTATCTTTATTGGAAGAGTAGTTGGTCCTTTCTGCGGATATGGTTTGACGGCTAGGCAGCAGGAGTTTCTTGACACTATATGGAGACATGACCATACACCAACAGCAATTCTTGGTGCGAGTGTGTTTGGCAGTTACATTGGTGGTCGAATTTTTTGGTTGATCATGTGTGAGAAAATGAGCTGTCGTTGGTGTTGGTGCACTTCTCTTGCTATTCAGGCAGTGGCAATTGCGTTTCTTCCCTTGTTTACTTATTCGTCTGATTCGATATGGATGAAATATGCAGCATTGATTGACTTCTGTGTAATCAATATCACATTTCCTAGCAGCAAGATGACTTCGTTTGGATTATGTTTAGAAATATTCGGATCTGTCAACTATGTGACTGCTTATGGAATGAGTGTCATGGGACTAGGAGTTGCTGGATTTCTTGCACCTCTTGCTTTTGAGTGGTCATTGATGATTTGGTCAACATACACTCCTATATTGTATGCATCTGCTGCAGCTAATATCATTGCCCTCATTgcatctctttgtctctctccCATACATTTTGACCCtattgaataa